The Clostridium septicum genome contains a region encoding:
- a CDS encoding DUF3784 domain-containing protein — MLILFTSIIMMVIAISLGLLIKKGRINPYIKAYKEPLDDKSEYTFLNKVSDYLGNSFYALGLIMISFGLIDYAGYTKSIIILVIALVIWFITTFVGAQLITTEE, encoded by the coding sequence ATGCTAATTTTATTTACTAGCATAATTATGATGGTTATTGCAATATCACTTGGATTACTAATAAAGAAAGGAAGAATTAATCCTTATATTAAGGCTTATAAAGAACCTTTAGATGATAAAAGTGAGTATACATTTTTAAATAAAGTTAGTGATTATTTAGGAAATAGCTTTTATGCATTAGGTTTAATAATGATATCATTTGGCTTAATAGATTATGCAGGATATACAAAAAGTATAATTATATTAGTAATAGCGCTTGTTATATGGTTTATAACAACATTTGTTGGAGCACAACTTATTACGACAGAAGAGTGA